The genomic DNA ttaaaaaattagattttggcCATATCAGATAGCCCATGTCGGATTTCCCTCATGATCACGTACAAAGTGTCGCTCAGCATatcaaatctctctctctctctctctctctctctatatatatatatatatatatatatatatatcaataatgaataaaattaaaataatctaaaatttaaaatatattttcttataaatttatttaaaattaaaaatgaatgtttttaaattaattttaaataatattaaaatataaaattgagGCTCATAATAGGGATCcttaaattaatctaaaaataaaaatgacgtttttttaaaaaaataattataaataatattaaaatttaaaactcacaaTGGCACTGACCTTCTCAATTTCAATAAAAGCGGCACGTGAAAGAGTGACTGCGATTATTCAAGAACGCGGAATGCCAACAAGGTACAAAAGTCAAACAATCCTGTGTGACCTAGAAAACAAAACCGCCAAACAAAAGCAGCAACAGCGCATGTGCTAGTGGGGCCTGCCGACCGGCCTTCCCCCCTCCGCCTGTGGTGGGGTTCACTGCTATATCCGGCGGCGGCGGAGGGGCCAAGTCGACGTACGGCGGAGGCGGAGGCTGGTTCAGCGAGGGAGGGAGCCCCCGGCCGTGCGACACCGTTATCTCGAACCGCATTCCTTGCAGGCACTCGACTCCCCCGTCCGCCGCAGAGAAGAAGTAGTTCGTGCCCTCCTCCGTCAAAGGCACCGCCACCGTCAGGTTCACCGTCGGCTCGCCGCTCCCGTCGTAATAGAAGGTCGTGTCGTTTCCGTTATCGTCGGAGAAGTCGCAGAGGGCGTAGGTGGTGGCGTTGAAGGTCTGGATCACAGTATTGTTCGAATCCGTGTCGAAGACTGCATCAAGATGGGAGCTTTGGTCGGTAAACAAAGGGGGAAATGATTTTGGAAagagttaataaaaaaaaatggaaatttttgGTACTGAGGAAATCGCCGAGGAAGAAATTTTGGCTGGAAGCCCATGTAGAGTAATTGACGGCGGAGGAGTTGGAAGCGGAGTCGAAGAACCAGACGACGGTGTGATTAGCGTAGGGCGGGGCAGGCGGGGAGTCGGCGTTGGAGGCCGCGAAGAGCCATGGGAAGGTGAGGGCGAGTGATATGGCAGTAATGGCcgtggccgccgccgccgccgacgaCGACGAGGGCACTCCCATGGCCATCGAGATGCGCTTTGCCTCTGACTCTGAGTTCCTATTCCTTGATTCTAACCGGCGATCTGCGCAACTGGTCAAGGTTGCAGCGCGTGAAGGGAGATTGGGGAAATGCTAATTTATgttaaatttgttttaaattaaataaaattagggAAAATGGAATTGGATGGCAGTTCACATGGCGATGGGCAACCTTACCTTACATACTAATTTCAGGATATTTTCAAttaaagttaaatataaaatCATCAGATCAACATAATGTTGATTTAAACAATTCAGTCAGACATGAAATATTACTATATGAGATTTTAGTTCGAAATTTGAtagtttaaatatattttttttcttatattttgatTATTTGTACTAATGATTAATAATCATTCATAATTTACCTCCCTCCTTCGTATTGAtctataaataaattattaagatGCTAGGACGAGTAAATTATCTTTACTATATTTAAACAATtcaaataatcttatttttttattttttatttctttgtcTCATATTCTCCcaatcaaataatttttgaatataCATAAgctatgatttaaatttatttagcaGACAAATTAAGAAGAAATTATTTATCAGGCAAAGTTTAGACAATATCATTCCTACTCAGATGGGCTTATCTTCCCCCCTAGATCCTGACGCGGCAAACATATATTGCATCATATTTGAGGTTCTCGACGATTGACAATGTTTTCTTCTCGTGACATAATCGACTTTACAAAAATAACTCGTGTAAGAGGGCTTACCAAAGTTGCCTTGCTCTCTCCAAGAAAGAAGATACAAAATGTAAAAGACTAAAAGAATTTAGGATTTTTGTATGCATACCTCTTCtgaattaaaacttttcttttatagttgtTACTATGTAATGACACCCTTTATGATATTAACATTCTCCTTATGCAATGACTTCTCAAAATCTTTGCTCGTAATGACAATTATCAATTTTATTACCCCTAAATTAAATCAAACCTATTTTTCTCTTACTATTCGACACTGCTCGCGCCTTCTGAACACTTTTTGGATTCAAACATACTTCCTAAGTACCTCATAGTTCAATCTCCAGCTCCTGAGCACCTTCGGATTCTATATCCGATTTCAAAGCACCCTCTAACTTCAAACTCTACTGCTAATCACTTAAAAGTTTTTTAGGCTTAACTTCTTTTTAATTTAAACCCACATATCAAACTCAACCTCCACTTTCCTTATGGGCCCAACTTGGTTGGCTCATTCTTGACCTTCACAGATTATTATAAAATATCATTAGTCAACCCTAGAAGATGAAAGGAATTTAAAGTTCATACCTCCTCTTGAATTATAACCTTTCTTTTATACATGTTTAGGGCACTATGATATATTCTTCTTCTACAATAATAGTCAATTACCATTATACCTTTCAATGGCCATCTAAAATCTCAGTCCATAATAATTATTATCAATTACTTTTATTGCCCCTGAATTAAATCAAAccaaacatatattttttttactattcgaTTCTGCACCCGCCTCTTGAACACTCTGAGTTTAGACATACTTCTCTAGTATCTCATGGTTCAATCTCCAACTCCCAAGCACCTTTCTCAGGCACCTCGTGGTTTTGTCTTCGACTCTTAACCACCTCTGAATTTTAAATTCGATTTCAAAACACCCTTTAACTCTGGATCCAACTGTTAATCATGTTAAATTTCTTAGACTTAGCTTCTTGTCAAACCCAGGTAACAAGCCCAACCTCCTCTTTTCTTATGGGTCCAACTCGATTGACCCATCCATGACGATCAATCATTATGGAGTATCACTCTAAGATAAGATTTAGCTAAGCTCGTCTTTCTTAATAGGATTGTGTCTAAGTCGATTTCTTTATCTTTGTTCAAGCATGTGAGGCCTTTTGACCATGAATTATTTGTAATGAGGTGATCCCCTCCATTCTTCATGttagatctctctctctctctctctctctttgtaTATTCTACTAGTTATTATTCAATCAATTCAAAATATGCAGATGCAATGTAATTATATGAGCAATAACTCGTGTGGAACTAAAAGTGAATTATGGATCACTGTTTGTTCCATTTAGGCTGAATACCTAAGCTTGGGGCAGTTTAGTTGGCCGGTCCAAAATGGAGTCAGCAATCCAATTGAGCATTTTCATCATCCCTATTTGGGCTTTCAATGGTCTGTCTAGTAAAGAGCTCAAATGCTGGGCCTTTTAATGGCAAACCCAATTAAGAGTAGGTACAAGAGAGCCTTATGCCTCCTTCCATGTTGTGAAGAGAAGTGAAACCATAACGGCAAACCCAATTTAAATCACTCGAGTGTCAAACTATAAGCTTTTCATATGGAaataggagaagaaaaaaaaagatcctTCTATATCAAAGGGCAATTATTGCTCTAATTCTTGACCAAACCAAAGGGGTGTGTTAACCATCTAAGGGCATCTTCAATGCAAGATTTGTGAAAACTTTGTAGAATAAAATAAGTTGAATAAAAAAGTTTAAATCATGATAGAGGTAAGATTTAAGGTTTATAGTTTAAGAGCAATAGTGAAAACTTAAACCTATTCTTTTATcttgaaattgatgtaatatgcATGAATCCATGCATCTCAAATGGTTAGAGCtctagatgatttttttttatgatccCAATATACCACATCAATAATATTAAAGCTTATTGAAATATCTCCAATGTTAgaactttaaataattttttttgtgatcCAATTTATAACAtgaattatatgatttcatgtaTATTGTATCAATTTCGAGACAAAAGAATAAGTTTGAGTTTTTACTATTAATCTTAAACTATAAATCTCAAATCTCACATCTGgttcaaaattttttattcaGATGTATAGATTTTATAAATCTTTCATAAACCTTAAATTTTACATTGGAGATGAGGCGTTTGAATAAAGTTAGATAATGTTAATATAGTATATTAAAAATGAGTAATGCTAAATAATCAGAATCTGATCCGTCAGAAtacattttataaattattatcaagggtattttagtaatatcatatttatatattaattatatacaaGTACATATATATATTACAATTCATTTTTAGTTGGTCAGATTTTGACCAATCAGATTTActgattaaaaatatataaataatttatttagagcTCCaagaataaattaataaaatttcacCAATCAATTGGAAATCAGTAACTTGAAGAGTGTGCAAACTAAGTCTAAGAGCATATGCAATATTGTGAAAGCGttaatgtatatttttattttttttaatgaatcggTAGCATTAATACATTCAATGATTTGAACGCGTTAATATTACAGTATCCTAAAAAGTGTCTACATCGATGTTAATGTTTAAGGTATTAATGTCATTATGGATACCCTAACAATTATGCATATGAGACGACTAATCAAAAAGGATGACTCGACTTCCAAAGATGTACCTCGGAAAATGAAGAGTTATCAAGTCTGCTAAAGGGTTCTGTCTAGTTCCCAAATTAAATTACCTAAAAAGGTGTCTAAGAGGTGCCTATACAATATGCACAAGATTATGTCTACTTGATGAGATATTTATACCATAAAAAAGGGTTTGTAAACTACTTAAAAAGGtatctaaataattaaaaaaaatgacgtGTCTATAATCTATCTAAAAGGATGTCAATCTAATAGTATTGACAACCTCAAACTCGTTAAAATATCGACCAAATAAGCTtgtggatatatatatatttttatcattaGTTAGTTAATGGAAGAATGGACATACAAAAACAAgatgcatttttaaataagttagcAATAGGGGCCAAAATGTAATATTCTCAAAATCTTCGAAAACTTTGTGGTGTCATGGCGTGGGTCCGACCCTGCAGAGCATCCCAACAGTAGTCGAGCACAATCCGCGTGTGATGCGCCCGTGGGCCTTCGCACGTGACTCGAGATTCTTCGGAGCACGTGCGCGAATAGAGCCAGGAATGCCGACAGTTTGAGACTATTCGCTCTTTTCCCTTCCCGTTTGCCGTTGTGGATTTAAATTGCAACTGTAATGTGATAATTTACTCTTTGTCTAAGTTGAGCGCCTCGATCCGAATCCAAAACAACATTAAAATATAGCAGTAGATTATATTGCCCTCGCATCTCTGGCTGGGAAGCTGCCACGTCGCCACATTTACCGGGGCACCGACGTGTTCCACCTTGTGACGACAAAATATAACCAGTTTAACTATAGTAAGCTAAATCCAGTCAGAGCGAATATAGCCAGTTTAAATAAAAAGGCAATATAATATTTACAAATATAGATTGTAATAAATCGATGAGATCTTTAATTTAATAATCATTTAATTGGCAATATTACCAAGATACCATAAATCTGAAATCATTTTTGATTTAATGCTAGTAGTGATATTTTGATG from Zingiber officinale cultivar Zhangliang chromosome 4A, Zo_v1.1, whole genome shotgun sequence includes the following:
- the LOC121973774 gene encoding uncharacterized protein LOC121973774, translating into MAMGVPSSSSAAAAATAITAISLALTFPWLFAASNADSPPAPPYANHTVVWFFDSASNSSAVNYSTWASSQNFFLGDFLIFDTDSNNTVIQTFNATTYALCDFSDDNGNDTTFYYDGSGEPTVNLTVAVPLTEEGTNYFFSAADGGVECLQGMRFEITVSHGRGLPPSLNQPPPPPYVDLAPPPPPDIAVNPTTGGGGKAGRQAPLAHALLLLLFGGFVF